The sequence below is a genomic window from Sphingobacterium sp. ML3W.
CGACATCTTATAATGTAGGCTTCGACTACAGTTTACTGAAAGGGAAGCTATCCGGTAAACTCGACTTATACTATAAAAATAGCGAAGATCTATTAGGATCCAAAGAAGTCCATTTTACTTCAGGGTATACAACACAACGTGTCAACTCGGGAGCCATGCGCAATACCGGTTTTGAGATTACGGTCGGTTCGCCGTGGTTCAAGAATAAAGAATGGGTGGTCTCATCCACACTGCTCTTTGCCTACAATAAAAATAAGATTACCAAGACTTACTACAACCCCACACAAGCATCACATTTGGCCATCAGTGGCTACCTCGTAAATGGTATGCCTTATGACGCGCTTTATGCCTACCGCTATGGCGGAATCACCAGCGGCGGCACCGAATATCAGAACGGTGTACCGATCATTGAACGTGCTGACGGTACGACCATGCATCATTTTCAGGAAGACGGCACCTTGCTCCTAGATGGCTCTTCTTCCATGTCTCCACAGGATCTGACCTATATGGGTACCAAAACACCATTGGTCAATGCCTCGCTGATCCAGAACATTCGATACAAAAATTTCGAGCTATCCGCCATGTTCCTCTACTATGGCGGACATAAAATGTATAGACCTAGCTTTGCTTTCAATTCTACCGATGGCAACGAAGACTGGGTCGCAAAGAGCTGGACACCTGAAAATACCAGCAGCACGGTACCAAAGGCCCCTATTTATTATGAACCCAATATCAGTGTCGTTAACCTAGGCTCCTTGGCTGGAATGTATATCCGCTCGACTGAAAATGTTGTCAAGGGTGACTTTATTCGTCTTCGGAATATTTCCCTCAGCTACCACCTGCCTCAAGTATTTCCTCACTCCCTTAAAATTGAAAGGGTGAAAATTACCGGACAGATCAACAACCCTTGGATATGGAGTGCCGCCGGAAAATCCATTGATGCTGAGATACAGTCGTCTGCAAGCAATACGGCTTCACTGAGCAACTGGGCACTACCGACAGCAAAAAGCTACTTCATTAGACTGGATATCATCTTTTAAAGACAAAACACATGAAATTAAAAAATAGTATTTATAGTTGCATCGTCGTCGTCTTATTGACATCATGCAATAAATGGCTTGATCTGCAGCCTACCGGAAAAATCCTGCTGGATTCTGCCGAAGAATACGGCATGCTTTTCGACAATATTACCACATATGACATTGCCGATATTGCGTACATCAGTGACGAAAACTGGCTCAATGCCCAGAACGTTTCGAGCGTATGGGGCGCTCCGAATCTGGCTACTGCAAACTTTCTTTTTCTGACCGAATATGACCGTAGCCTAAATGCAAGTGGAAATTCAGGAACAAATGGGACATCCATGTACCAAACTCTTTATCAACGGATCACAAAAATAGCCAATACCATTATCTACGAAAAGGATAATATGTCGGGAACAACCGCAGAAAAAGCCAGTGTCATAGCGGAATCCAAGATGTTACGCGCATTTGCTTATTTTATTTTGATCAATACCTATGCGAAACCATACGACAAAGCGACCGCAGCTACTGATGGTGGCGTAGCATTGAAACTGGATCCCCTCATCGAAACACAACCTAGTCTGGCCAAATCAACTGTTGCTGAGGTGTATCAGCAAATTGAGACGGATATCAACGACGCGATCCCCGAGCTGAACATAAATGCCAAAACACCGTATCGTTTCAATAAAGCGGCTGCATATGCATTGAAAGCCAAGGTACATCTCTTTAAAAAAGAATACGATGCATGTATTGCTGCAGCGCTTCAATCTTATAAGCTCAACCACCAAACATATGATCTTGTCAATCTGATCGATGCTTCCAACAATAAACCTAGCACACCGATATATGCTACAGGTGAGGAAAATCTCTTTTTTGCCACAACTGGAACCAGCTATACCTATATCGGAGAAGAAATGATCTATCTTTATCGCAATGGTTTACTGGCTAATGGACAGTCAAATGCAGTAAAAGATGTTCGATTGGACCTTTATAAACAACCTGCATCTACGATCAAAGACTATAAACATATGCGCGCATGGGAACCAAATGCAAAAGAGTTTTCGGTCAACAATGTCGGATTGACTACGACCGAAGTGATGCTCATGCTTGCTGAATGTTATGCGCGCAAAGGAGAATATGAACGCACCAAGCAATATCTCAAACCTTACTTACAGAGTCGTTATAAAAACTACGACCACAACAGTTTCACCTTGCCTAGCAGCGAAGAGAACGTCGTAAATTTTGTCTTAGCAGAACGTCGTAAAGAACTCGTAAGGGGTATCAATCGCTTTTTGGACCTCCGTCGGTTGAATACCGAAGTGGCTTATCAAAAAACAGTTAGCAGACGCTTCCCTGCAGATCCAGTTGCAACACCGAATGTTCCGCAGCAAGACTTTGTCCTACCGGTAAAATCTCCTTTATACATTTTACCATTTCCAAGCAAAGTACTCGAAAATGATCCACGATTAACCTCAAACTCATGGCAATAAAACACATTAGATCCCGTTTTGGCCTGTGTCTTTGCTTGGTACTGTTTGGGATGTTCGCAAAGGGACAGATCCGTTTGGATACCACAGTAGTAAAAGCACTACCGCATATCCTAGGCTGGAAAGATAACGAGCATTATATCCAATCAAAATACATAGGAAAACAACAACATTTGACAGTCATTGCTAGTAAAACTGGAAAAGTAACTGCGGAAGATTCCACAACAAATAGCAACACACGGAGCACTGCAGAACCTGAACCCCTAAAGATAAAAGGTGCTATCCTGCCGCTGCTATCACCAGATAAAAAATGGATAGCTTATCTGAAGAATAATAACCTGTATGCTCGAAATGTGGAAACGGATCAGGAGATTCAGTTTACCAACGACGGTACAAGCACATGGATGAATGGCTATGCCTCTTGGGTGTATTACGAAGAAATTCTGAAACGAGATAGTCATTACCGTTCATTTTGGTGGTCGCCTGATAGCAGGTATATTGCATTCTACCGTTTTGATGATAGCAAAGTGCCAACCATGCTGCTCCACAATCCAATTGGACAGCATGGCAGAACTGAAATAACACATTATCCGAAAGCTGGAGATCCCAACCCAACTGTCACCTTGGGAATAGCATCACTTGAAGAACAATGCGTACGTTGGTCAGATCTTGAGAGTGCAAAAGACCATTACCTTGGGACACCCTTTTGGCGACCTGACAGCAAAGGTTTATTGGTGCAGTGGATGCCTCGTCGACAAAATCAATTGCGATTACTTGACGTCAATCCTACTACGGGCGACTATACTTCAATCTACCAAGAGCAACAGGAAACCTGGGTGGACTGGATAAAAAAAATCTATTGGACCAATGAGGGCTTTTTTCTTATTCGAGATTTTTCAGGATGGGAACAGATTTATCAGTACGCACACGATGGACGTTTGAAAAATATCGTCACAAGTGGGAAAAACTGGGATACCCAAATCTTACGGATCGATTCGGGAGAAAAAGTAATTTATTTTACGTCCAGTGCTGAGAATGCTATCCGTACATATCTTTATAAAGTGCGGTGGGATAGTCGGGAACAAAAGCGACTTACATTTGGCGATTATACACATAATAAAATCTTACTCTCACCAAAGGGAGATAAATTCATCACGCAATATTCCAATGCTTCAACACCCACTCGCATCGGATTGGTTGACAGTAGATCTGGAAAAGTGATCGATATAGCCGATTCTAAAGCAGCTCAATTTGATACGACCCGTATTCGAAAAAAAGAAATTCTCTGGTTAAGGACGGAAGAGGGCATGATGCTACCAGCAAGTGTATCTTGGCCAAAACAGATGGTAAAGGGCAGAAAATATCCCGTCACGATCCGTATTTATGGTGGCCCTAAATATTCAACGGTAACAGATAGCTGGAGCACTCCTATGATCAATAGCAACGATGACCAGGCCATTCGGGTAGTTTTTGAACATCGGGGTTCGGGACATAACGGTAAATCAGGGCTCAACTATCTCTATGGTAACCTTGGCAAATGGGAAATTCAGGATTACATCAGCTGGGTAAAAAAACTCAAGGAAAATCCATTTGTAGATCCGGACCGAATTTTCATCAATGGTGGTAGTTATGGCGGGTATCTAACAGCATTGGCGTTAACCCTTGGTGCCGAGCATTTTAATTATGGTATTGCGGACTATCCGGTCACGGACTGGAAACTTTACGACAGTCATTATACAGAACGGTATATGGGCCTTCCAAAAGACAATCCTGATGGTTACCGATATGGGTCGGTAATGACCCATGTAGACCGATACCAAAGTTATGGTCCAGCCATGTTATTGATTGAGCATGGTGTTATGGATGACAATGTCCATATCCAACAATCCTATCAACTGGTGGACCTATTGCAACGAAAAAATAAAAAATTCGAATTGATGATCTATCCAACTGAAAGACATGGCTGGAAAGGTCCGAAGATACCATTCACGGGGTCGGTAAAAGAAGCATTTCAACAAAAATATATATTCAACAAATAAAAAAAACCAAATGAAATTTTTAAGCAGCATATTACTTTTAGTTTTCAGTATAACAATAGCTTATGGACAGGATTCGGCTGTTATAAAAGGCCATATCTCAAGACTCAACGACCATAACATTTCAATACAGTATAAAGAAGATGGAAAAAGGAAGAAAATCGTCGTACCCTGTACAGCTGGAGAGTTTGAAGTTACATTGTCCGTGGCACATGCCCTCGAGGTTAACATTTATCCGGAAAAGTATTTCGACAATGCGGTGCAGATCAAGGGGAGCAAGAGCTATCTGATAGCTCCCCCACTCTTATTATTTGTTGCACCCGGGGATGTTATAACCGTGGAGGGAGACGCCATGCAATTATGGACAGCAACCACCACCGGTGGACAGTTTAGCAAGCAGTTAGCGCAGTTCAATAAGTCTTTTGTTCCGCTTACCACTGCAATATTCAATTTGAGTTCCAAACAACAAAATTGGAAAAATCAAGATTTACAAGACTCAATAAAAAAGGTCAGGGAAGAAATAAGAGGGCTTGCTAGTGACAAAAAACGTATCGTTATGGATTATATTACCGCATATCCTGACAATCTTTTCTCTCTAAATTTATTTACACAGCGGATGGGCGGTTTATCTACCGATAAAGTCAACGACATTTACAATCAGTTTCCTGTAGATTTACAACAGTCTTTCTATGGAACTGCTGTAAAAGACTTTATGACCAAGAACGAGAATGCAGCACTGGGTAAGGAAATGATTCCATTTTCTGGAAAATCATTGACAGGAGAAGCTATCCATAGTTCGGATTTCCGAGGTAAATACCTACTGCTGGATTTTTGGGGGAGCTGGTGTCAGCCATGTCGTAAAAGCCATCCTCATCTGCTGGCACTATACAACAAATATAAATCCCAGGGATTTGAAATCGTAGGTATCGCTCAAGAGCGGGGATCCGATCCGATTAGTTCTTGGAAAAAAGCGATTAAGGAAGATGATATCAATTGGATACATCTATTGAATAACCAACAGAAGGAAAAACAGGATCTAGTATCAGAGTACCATGTTAGTGCTTTTCCAACTAAGATCTTAATCGATCCGACCGGAAAGATTATCTGGAAAGGGATAGGCAATGCTGGTAACGAATTGGATTCCAAACTCGCTGAACTTTTCGGTGAATAATGTTAACCTGCTTCAATAGCATTTTCAAAATCAACTCCATAATTAATTATAAAACATTGAGTTCTTTGGTATGACTTCCAAAGAACTCAATCAATTAATAGCAATTTCATTAAATGACACGAAATTACTCATTATTACAACAAAGCTTTTACTATAATTTTTCACTGAATAAGATACGCTCTTTATCTGAATCATGGATTATCCGCTGATTTGAGGTCCTAACTTTAAACAAGTAACACAGTGACGAGTAACGCAGTAACGATCAGTCTAACTTACTCACCAAATAACCTGACGAGTAACACAGTGACGATTAGTCTAACTTACTCACCTGATAACGCTAAAAAACGATGAACGTCCAGTAATAGGATTACCTAAGCCAGCTGACAAGGACAAAGGTGAGGGATAGAGGTTATCGGCATCATGGATTATCCACAGGCTTTAGGTTCTAACTTACTCACCTCATAACATGATAACCTTAAAAAAATGGTGAGCGTCCAGTAATAGGATTACCTAAGCCTGCTGATGGAGATGCAAGTGAGGGATAAGGTGATTACCGATGATAGTAAGGCAGATTGACCTATAACAGACATAGCCGAGTGGTCATCCAATCGGCTATGCATATTTTATGGTAATAAATTTTATTATAACTTTTCAATTTCAGCTAAAGAAAGACCTAAAATTTCACTAATCTCTTCTTTTCCGGTACCTCTAGCGAGCATTTTACGAGCAGACTCGCATGCTTGTTCATGAGCTTCTTCCAATAAGGTTTGAAGCTTCAATTCTAATGCATGTTTTTCAGCTGCAATCCTTTTCTTTTCAGCGGCAATCTTAGCGCGCTCTTCGAGCCCTTTCTCAATTCCAGCAGCTAATCCTGCAGACATTCCAGCTTCTCTTTCTTGTTTTTTAATTATTTCTATTACTCCCATGTTGATAGCGCCTCCAGACACTTCGTAAATATATGAATCAAAATTAGTGTTTATTGTTTCATCTTGTATAAAGATAAAGCTTTTTAAGAAAAATAAAAAATGCATAATCCGCTCTTTATCATATTTCTTAGTGCCCAAAAGTGCGCGAACGATCGTACTTCGATCTGCCGCCAACTCCTCTTGTGCAACCTTACCTTCTAGTAAGGCCTTTTGACAGGCTACAACAATATAAGCAAAGATATTGTCACAATCGAGAAGTTCGGTCGCCGAGTTGTCAAAAATTTGATACGACAGATACTTGAATGTATGGAGGTGTGTATCCCCAGCTCCAAATATTCGCAAGGCCTACGTTGCTTGCGATCGCCAGTAAAGACTGCAATGGTCTCTACAGGTACATCAAACTTATCACGTATACGATAGTGATATTGATAAATACGATGTGCGAAATCGGAACTATTACCGCCTTCAATCTCGGTATGCACCATAATCCACTTCTCCGTGCCATCTTTCAGGTAAACTTTCGCAAGTAAATCTGCGATACGCTTACCATCTGAACGCTCACGGTCAGGGATAATTTTAAATAGCTCCTTATTCTTAAAGGAGAATCCACGATCAAAATCAAAAATCTCTTTTGCATTGGGATACATAAACTGTAGAAAATCTTGAAAATTTTCCTCGAATACACCTTTCAGCAACTCATCGTTCTGCTTGCGTGGAAGGCCACCTAAATTTGTCTGTCCTGAATTCATAAATTCATGGTATTGGTTAGTTCTCTAAAGATGCAAAACTAATTAAATTAGCTTAAAATACTAAATTTTATATCAAACATGATTCACTACTTCGAATAGTTCATGATAAGTAGGCTTTGTTCTTTATCGGTATCATGGAATACCCGCAGACTTTAGGTTTAAACAAGTAACACAGTGACGAGTAACGATCAGTCTAACGTTTTAACCTAACAAGTAACACAGTGACGAGTAACGAAGTAACGATTAGTTTAACTTACTCACCTAACAACCTGATAAAATTAAAAAAATGGCGAACGTCCAGTAATAGGATTACCTAAGCCAGCTGATGGAGATGCAAGTAAGCGGGTAAAGCGCTTTGAGAATAAGTAGAATAGAGGAAAATTAAGTCTATAAAAAACGAAACCCGCTAATTTGAATATGAATTCAGGGACCAACGGGAATAAGGTAATACAAAGATACCTTAATTAACTGAAATATAAACAAGGGTAAATATTACCTGCATTAGATAAACGAGAGTAAATTTTCACTATTTTTACTCTTATAAAGAGTACACAAGTAAAACTTACCTTTAAGTTATGAGCACATTCGATGTCAAAAAACCTTATAATGCATTACCTCTATTACCACCAAATGTTGATATAGAAACTAAAATAGTTCTACGTAAAACAATTACTGCTGGTAGAGCTCTAGCACAATTAAATGGAACATTATTAAATTTACCAAATCCCACACTTTTTTTAGACACAATTTATCTGCAAGAAGCCAAAGCAAGTTCAGAAGTCGAAAAGATTATAACAACAAATGATCAATTATACAAATCATTTGTCTCTGACAAAAAGAACGAAGATCTAGCAACTAAAGAGGTTTTAAGCTATAAGGAGGCATTATGGCTTGGATTAGAAGAACACTCTACCTAAATAAAAAATTGATAACAATTCTTGAAGATAAAAAAGTACAGTAAGTCTTTGTGCGATGAGGAATATGTTGTTGCGCTTGAATCTTTGCGCGACAAATCCTCTGCCTACAAACTTTAGGGTCTAACCTACTCACTAAATAACCTATTAACTTTTACAAACGATGAGCGCCCAGTTATTGGCTTGTTACCGAAAGCAGCTGATGGAGATAAAGGTTAATGGGGCTTAAAACTTGAATTTGAAAAAAAGCAATGTTGTCGAATTAATAAGACAACAAAAAAGGGATCCTTACGAATCCCTTTATATCTTATATTTGGTTACATTTCAGAAATGAAAGAGGCTTGACCAAGTCTTGCAATGTAAATATAGTAATTAAGACAAATCAAATACATATCATATAAAATAAAGAAATTTGTTTATAATTGATATCCGTTGGATCTTCAAAATACTTTTTAACTTGGCGATTATTATTATTATCGGCAGGTTATTTTATGCACCGTACGAACCCAAGTTACAGGGTACCAACCTGGTATATATACTACCATGCATTGGTCTGCTGAGCAGTTACCTCTACCTCGCGGTTTGGTTTGGCTGGAAAAAAGGATTTAAAATATTATGCTATGTCGCTGGATATTTCTTATTTACAGGTTATTTTGCCTTGAGAGACTCCTTACCGAAGTGGCTTGATTACACCATAACAGTGGCAATACTCTCCTTAATAGGTTATGGTTGTTACCGCATCATTAAATTCCTGATCAACCTAGTGAAAAACCTAAAAATGAGATTTGAAGCTTACAGGATGCGCAATAAAAATAGAAGATAATCATGGACTGTCTACAGGACTTTGCTTCAAACTTTTAGAAAAGTAACTCAATAACGAGTAACGCAGTAATA
It includes:
- a CDS encoding DPP IV N-terminal domain-containing protein; translated protein: MAIKHIRSRFGLCLCLVLFGMFAKGQIRLDTTVVKALPHILGWKDNEHYIQSKYIGKQQHLTVIASKTGKVTAEDSTTNSNTRSTAEPEPLKIKGAILPLLSPDKKWIAYLKNNNLYARNVETDQEIQFTNDGTSTWMNGYASWVYYEEILKRDSHYRSFWWSPDSRYIAFYRFDDSKVPTMLLHNPIGQHGRTEITHYPKAGDPNPTVTLGIASLEEQCVRWSDLESAKDHYLGTPFWRPDSKGLLVQWMPRRQNQLRLLDVNPTTGDYTSIYQEQQETWVDWIKKIYWTNEGFFLIRDFSGWEQIYQYAHDGRLKNIVTSGKNWDTQILRIDSGEKVIYFTSSAENAIRTYLYKVRWDSREQKRLTFGDYTHNKILLSPKGDKFITQYSNASTPTRIGLVDSRSGKVIDIADSKAAQFDTTRIRKKEILWLRTEEGMMLPASVSWPKQMVKGRKYPVTIRIYGGPKYSTVTDSWSTPMINSNDDQAIRVVFEHRGSGHNGKSGLNYLYGNLGKWEIQDYISWVKKLKENPFVDPDRIFINGGSYGGYLTALALTLGAEHFNYGIADYPVTDWKLYDSHYTERYMGLPKDNPDGYRYGSVMTHVDRYQSYGPAMLLIEHGVMDDNVHIQQSYQLVDLLQRKNKKFELMIYPTERHGWKGPKIPFTGSVKEAFQQKYIFNK
- a CDS encoding RagB/SusD family nutrient uptake outer membrane protein translates to MKLKNSIYSCIVVVLLTSCNKWLDLQPTGKILLDSAEEYGMLFDNITTYDIADIAYISDENWLNAQNVSSVWGAPNLATANFLFLTEYDRSLNASGNSGTNGTSMYQTLYQRITKIANTIIYEKDNMSGTTAEKASVIAESKMLRAFAYFILINTYAKPYDKATAATDGGVALKLDPLIETQPSLAKSTVAEVYQQIETDINDAIPELNINAKTPYRFNKAAAYALKAKVHLFKKEYDACIAAALQSYKLNHQTYDLVNLIDASNNKPSTPIYATGEENLFFATTGTSYTYIGEEMIYLYRNGLLANGQSNAVKDVRLDLYKQPASTIKDYKHMRAWEPNAKEFSVNNVGLTTTEVMLMLAECYARKGEYERTKQYLKPYLQSRYKNYDHNSFTLPSSEENVVNFVLAERRKELVRGINRFLDLRRLNTEVAYQKTVSRRFPADPVATPNVPQQDFVLPVKSPLYILPFPSKVLENDPRLTSNSWQ
- a CDS encoding TlpA family protein disulfide reductase → MKFLSSILLLVFSITIAYGQDSAVIKGHISRLNDHNISIQYKEDGKRKKIVVPCTAGEFEVTLSVAHALEVNIYPEKYFDNAVQIKGSKSYLIAPPLLLFVAPGDVITVEGDAMQLWTATTTGGQFSKQLAQFNKSFVPLTTAIFNLSSKQQNWKNQDLQDSIKKVREEIRGLASDKKRIVMDYITAYPDNLFSLNLFTQRMGGLSTDKVNDIYNQFPVDLQQSFYGTAVKDFMTKNENAALGKEMIPFSGKSLTGEAIHSSDFRGKYLLLDFWGSWCQPCRKSHPHLLALYNKYKSQGFEIVGIAQERGSDPISSWKKAIKEDDINWIHLLNNQQKEKQDLVSEYHVSAFPTKILIDPTGKIIWKGIGNAGNELDSKLAELFGE
- a CDS encoding Fic/DOC family N-terminal domain-containing protein; this translates as MSTFDVKKPYNALPLLPPNVDIETKIVLRKTITAGRALAQLNGTLLNLPNPTLFLDTIYLQEAKASSEVEKIITTNDQLYKSFVSDKKNEDLATKEVLSYKEALWLGLEEHST